DNA sequence from the Podospora pseudocomata strain CBS 415.72m chromosome 2 map unlocalized CBS415.72m_2.2, whole genome shotgun sequence genome:
TCACGATGCAgtttcctccttctcattTCCTCGGCTCTGTCCTCCACCATAAGTCGGTTCTGGTGCGTCTCCACTGATGTGATGGTCACTTCGTCCGTCTCGTTACGTTTGCgcttgagggagatgagaTCCTCGAGAAAGTGCGCCTGCGGCTGCCGCTGCCCGCTCTTGTCGCCGCCGACATGAACGTAGATGCCACCGTTGCGCTTGTACCGAGCTGGCAAGTCTTCCTCTTGAGAGTCAAGCCCCATAGCATCGTCCTGCTCTCCATGGCCATTCGCAGGGTTCTTGTTGCGAAGAGTGGTCTCTGTAAAGTTGATTCTGCACGCGCTGGCCGCGATCAAATCGATGTTTTGGTTCAAGTTCCTCAGGGCGGGCAGAGGAACTTGTTCGTCGCGGGGGGTGAATATCATCTCGGTGCCAATGTTTGCGCACCATGAACCGCGAAACACGTGGTTGCGGTATGATACCAAGGGCCTTTCCGAGTGTAGGTCGAGTATCTGGATCTCTTCGGCCGACACATTAGTGTTGGTCGGCAACTCCATGTAGTCTCTATCTTGTCCATTGTCGAGTTTCAACTGGGGATCGACTGGCGGCTCTGTCGGCGCTCGCGGAGGCTGCAGCCCGGAATTGTCGCGCTTGTCAGCTTCTTCCCGCTCGGGTGGTTCGTTATCATCGACATCCTTGTCATCAATGAAGGCCGCATTCGAGGCTTGGGGCTCGGCGGCATTGAACAGTGGGTTGTACCAAACTCGGTAGCCCCCGCGCGTGTTATGGATAATGTCGTCGGTTCGGCGCTCGAGAAAGTCGCGAACAGAGAGATCGAGGGTAATGTAGTAGGTCTACGGAAGCTGTCAGCGTGTGCGACTCACAGGATTTCAGTCGCCGACATGCCTCTTTCTCGGTAGCTGAGTACTCGAATTCCCACTCGTCCTCGTTCTCTACCAGCAGAGCGTGGTTAGCCTCGACATGCGACGGCATTGCGTTGCGCGCGAGATGTTGCTGCCGCTGAATGAGAGTTGAAGATGAATTACGGGGGGTTGTAGGCTTCGCGGATGGTGTGAAGTAAGGTAGCCTGCCAAAGTACGGCCTGCTGTTCAGAGTCGACACAGTGACAAGTCTGCGGTGAGTTGCTTGGTGGCTTCCGAGGTCCCGTCTGGGTAATGGGAGACTTGCAGGGGTCGCAGCTGAGCTTCCGATGGATTGATTGTCAAAAGTTAGCGGTCAGCATTGGCAGAACGCTGCGCGTCGAACCCGGCATGCCGATAGCGGGGAAACTTTGGCTTATCGCGTGGACCTAGTGGTGGGTTCACCCGCTGTGACGGGGCATTGCCCCGCCATGAAATGCCCCGCGAATATTTTGAATCACTGCCCTGAGGATCACCAGGGGTTGACTCATTGGATAGGTATTCCCGTCGTGCCCTTTCCCACTGACAACATCACCTTGAATCGTCTCGAAGCCTCCCTGGTTGCAGTCGCAAATCAAAATGCCAAAGGTTTATCTTCTCGATTATGTCGCCGGCAACGTGCGCAGTCTTGTGAACGCCATTGAAAAGTGTGGCTACGTGGTCGAGTGGATCCGGTCGCCGGAGGATGTCCCAAAAGCAGAGGTATTGTGTGCTCGCCCTgtcggagaggaggatagggaaTACTGACATGCTGGGTATCGCACGTAGAAACTGATTCTGCCTGGTGTCGGACACTTTGGCCACTGCCTCTCGCAGCTTTCCGCCGCCGGCTTCCTCCCCGCGATCCGAGCCCACATTGATGCCGGCAAGCCGTTTATGGGCATTTGCGTCGGTCTCCAGGcactcttctccagctcagccGAAGACGCAGACTGCCCGGGTATTTGTCTCATACCAGGAAGTCTCGATCGATTCGACGACAGTGTGAAAGCTGTGCCCCATATTGGCTGGAACAATGCTTCCTGTCCCACGAATCCAACGCTTTATGGCTTGAGCCCAGATTCGAAATACTACTATGTGCACTCGTACAAATACCCCTACGTCAAGGGCGAGCTGGAAAGCCATGGTTGGGCCGTGGCAACAGGCACATATGGCACCGAAACCTTTGTCGGCGCCGTGGCTAAAGGAAACGTCCTGGCCACCCAGTTCCACCCCGAAAAGAGCGGCGTCGCCGGTCTCCGAGTGATCCGATCTTTCCTCGACGGTTCGGGAGCGAAGGCGCTGGCCGAGCATCTCCCACAAGAAAGCAACATCGCTGCCGAACTCGTTCCCAAAGATGGCCTTACGCGCCGTGTCATTGCCTGCCTCGACGTGCGCACCAACGACCAGGGTGATCTCGTTGTCACCAAAGGCGATCAGTATGATGTGCGGGAAAAGGGCTCTGATCGCAACGTCCGCAACCTCGGAAAGCCGGTTGAAATGGCCAAGAAGTACTATGAACAGGGTGCTGACGAGGTCACGtttctcaacatcacttCCTTCCGTGACTGCCCCGTCGCCGACCTCCCCATGCTCGAAATCCTCCGGCGCACTTCCGAGACAGTCTTTGTTCCTCTGACGATCGGCGGTGGCATCAGGGATACCGTTGACGTCGATGGAACCAAGGTTTCGGCCCTCGAAATAGCAACCATGTACTTCAAATCTGGCGCCGACAAGGTTTCCATCGGCTCAGATGCTGTCATTGCGGCCGAGGAGTATTACAATGCTGGAAAGACGCTGTTTGGAAACACGGCCATCGAGCAGATCAGCAAAGCATACGGCAACCAGGCCGTCGTTGTTAGCATCGACCCCAAGAGGGTTTATGTGCCGAAACAAGAGGCCACACGTCACGCCACTCTCAAGACAAAGTTTCCGGGGCCAAAGGGAGAAGAGTACTGCTGGTATGCCTGCACAATCAAGGGGGGTCGGGAGACGAGAGATCTGGACGTGGTGGAGCTCACCCAAGCCGTCGAGGCAATGGGCGCGGGCGAGATTCTTCTCAACTGCATCGACAAGGACGGCACAAACAGCGGGTTTGATCTCGAGTTGATCAACCAGGTCAAGGGGGCTGTCAGGATACCTGTCATTGCTAGCAGTGGTGCGGGAAATCCTGGACACTTTGATGAGGTGTTTAGGGAGACGACAACCGACGCCGCGCTGGGTGCCGGTATGTTCCATAGAGGGGAGTATACGGTACAGCAGGTGAAGGATTATCTGGCCGGCAAAAAGTTAGTGGTGAGGAAATTCGAGGGGGAGTTTTGAGATGTGTACAGTTCTGGAGAAAAGCAGGTGAAATTCAAGGTAGATAGCAGCAAGCAATCAGCGTGTAAATGATTGAAAAAATGTATATACTGTGGCACTGGCCGCCTCAACAGCCCTCTACCTAGACGCGAAAACCGGTCACAGGACATCACCCTCCGTATTCATTTTTTAAAATGACAAAAAGAACACACATGCAATTTTTCTCCGTCGTGAGCTAAAAGGAAGTGGTATAGAACGGATGCCGCCTCAAGTTCAGAAACCCACTGAATCAGGTCCTAGCTGAGCTGATGCATCGTCTTGGCCgtaagaagaaaaaaacccaaaGTCGGAAAGAGAACTCCTGGCGCCCAGCCCTTAAAGCTCCATGCCCATGAAAAGCCACTTGCTACTAATCACATCGTAACCTGAGGACCAAAAGTCCAACGTCGTCAAGGAAAAGCCAGCCCACTGCAGGCCCTTGGTCAAAGGTTtggcgtcttcttcttggatgCATCGCTCAATGGCAATCACCATGTGTGAACAACCAAGCGGACCATCGGCCAACTCAATCAGTGCCACCAGTCTGTTTCGTGTCAGCAAGTCTGGAGCAACACAGCAAGAGGGTCAATGGGGGGTCGACATACGCCTTCTTCAAATCCCTGCTCACCACATCGCGGTCGAAAAAGACAAACAGGGTTCTGGATtccaccccgtcctcctcaccagcagcGACGTTCTCGGCAAGGAAGGCTCTGAACGAACACCCGCCGGCGTAGTCCCATATTTCCATCCAGGCCGGAATCCCCGCTCCAGCGCCCGGGGGTCCCATGGTGTGCGAATTCAAGGGACAGTCTTCGGGCGGAGTGAGCTGGGAAGCATATTGGTTCCGAGTATTGGAATTGTTGTTAAACACCCCCATCAGGACCGAGCCCTGCCGCGCCTCGCTTCTCTCACCCAGAAACATGGCACGCAGCGTCTCGCAAAAGAACCTCTCACATTCTTCCCTGATGCGAAGTGTTGCCCCCCCTCGTCGGCGTGCAAACTCGTGGTTGCCGATGCTAGTATCATGACCACTGCTCTGCTTGCGGCTGACATGACTCCTCGCCTTGGGAGTCAGCGCAAGCTCGTTGTTGGTCGTGATGGCCGCGAGGGGGGGGCttgatggtggcgatggCAGTCCCGTCGAAGGGACCTCAGGAATACCACTCGGCCCCTGCGAGCCCCGTAGTGCAGTAGTGAAGGCCCTTGAGGGAGGCGAGAGACGGGTCGACGAGGTAGCAGCTGGCGAGGATGTTGGCCTGACGGAGAACGTCCTCGCCGTAGTAATTATTACTACTACTGTTACTATTGTTATGTTTCATTGGCGCCATTGCTTCTAGCCACGTTGGCTGCTTGGGATAGCTCTGGGAGACGaaagggtgatggaggaggggttggtgctgTAAAGCCGACTGGGAAAGAGGAAGGCCCAAAAAAGACGGATTAGTCGGTGTGCAAAAGCGAATGGTTGGTCCGGTGAAAGACGTCTGTCTGATGCTGGTCAAGATGGATGGATCGCGAGAATGGTTGGTTTTGGTAGGTTATGCAGTGATGTAGCTAGCAAGCTGtcggggttgggtggtgtcaaTCGCAGAGATTATCGCTGTCGAAACTGTAGGGGTATTCCAGGGTTTTTGAGGAAGAATAGAATGGGGAGATGGTTTGGGTTTTATGAACCTGGAAATCTCTGGAAGGCCAAAGCGGCCCAACGATTCGCCATTCAAACAACGAAAGGTGGGGGTGCTTGGCGCCACTTGGCAACCAAGCAGATCCCATCACGTGGTGCTCAGGGTGGGGCAGTGGCGGACTGCTCGAGAGCGGAAAACTCGCATCTCAACTCACTCAGCAGCGAGATTTAGTCATCATGCACCGTATATACAGCATAATTATCAATACAAGACCGGACTACagggctattgttggttaCAAAAACTACCTTTCGCATTCCGAGACGGCGAACCGGAAGACGGATCTGGGGTCAGTTAGACTAATCGGCCTGGATTGCACGATCGGCGTCTGGTAGGCGGTCAGACCCACAGGGCCGACACCTCGAACCCCTCGGGGCTCGGTCCTAGATTTGACGCTCAATACCCTGTCCTGCTTTGAGGTTCTTGGTTCTTGGTTTTTAGTTCTTGTTGTCTATGCAGATACAAACTTGCCTTTTCTTATTTCAACCATTGTGAAATGGAAATATGCACCTCGGTAGCTGTGAGTCCGCTGTACCATTCCCGTCAGTGTAGTTTGCGGCTCGCCATGGACGAGTTAGAACAGACTCAAGTCAACCAACACAGGAGCGCCACGGCTGAATCATTGGCTCATCTGTCGGCTATGCACTCTCAGAGGTCGGTATTGCATTGTGGACAGTGCAAGACACCTGTCGAACCGTGACGCTCTTTCTGCTGAATCCAACGGTTGCGCCTTCTGGACAAGAATTGGATGCGCTTCCCGAGTGGCTAAGTAGGTAGCTGAGCAAAAGCAGGTCTTCCGATCTTGACGACCTCTCTGAACCTGTCGAGTCCTTTGTTCTGTttgctctcttttctctgTTTGCTCAACCTCGACTCGACTGGACAGTATAAGGTATTATTGTGATCACAGGATAGCCGGGCTATGACGATGGCAACAATGCCCAAATCAGTCATCATTGTGAGCACATTGACTCACCAAAACTCCCAGTTCATACATCTGAGCAGCCATATCTAACGTCCAGCCCAGGTTGGCGGCTCCATCGCTGGTCTCCTCCATGGCATCTATCTCAAACGTCATGGCGCCAACGTGATCATCTTGGAACAAGATCCCAACCCCAGGCGCAGTAGCCACAATGCCGGCATCTGTTTTGGTCCCTCGGTTCAGGAATTTCTTCGCTTATACAATGATACGGGTGTTCAGGCTTGCCAACCAGCTGTCGTTACCAGATTTGCATACCGTCAGAACCTGTATTGGAGAGACACCGGCATCGTCAGACACCTCACCAGCTGGGGTGTGTTGTATCGGATCTTGCGAGCCAACTTTGATGGATTGGCGTCTGACGCTGTAACCATCCCGCCTCCAGCTAGGGCCGGAGATGGCCAATGCAGCTATCTCCCTGGTCAGAGGGTGACGAGCGTGCAGAAGACATCagatgttgtggttgttgggtatCTGGGCGAGGATGGAAAAGAGAGATGTTCGGTGGCTGATCTGGTTATCGGGGCTGATGGCCTACATTCGACCGTCAGGGGCTTGTTGAATGCCCCTGTGGTGAAGGAGTACTCCGGATATGTCTCCTGGAGAGGAACCGTCTGCGAAGCCAAAGTGTCACCTGAAACGGCCCGGTATTTTCAAGATCGGACAGTGCTCAGTTTGCTGAAGAGGACCTACATTGTATGGTAAGTCCGCCAGTCTGTGTCGACATCAGTTTCATGCTAGAAGATCTAGGCGTTGATGTTGTTACTATATAGCTACATAATCCCGCCCGATTCCGGATCCTTTACCCCTGGCACCAGGCTGATAAACTGGGTCTGGTATTGTAACCTTTCTGAGACCCCCGAGACCAACTTTGCGGAACTTTTAACGGACACTAATGGACACCTCCACGCCAATACCGTTCCTTCCGGACTCGTACGGGCTGAGATTTGGAAGTCTCATCTGGCTCACATGCTTCCCTTGATACCAGGCCCCTTTGCAGAACTCTTTACCCAAACAGAGCAACCATTTATTACCAAGGTGAATGACGCTCTGTGTTCGAAAGCAACATTCTTCGACGGGCGGGTCTTGCTGGTGGGCGATGCACTGGCTACCTTCCGGCCTCACTTTGCCCTTGCAACAGAGCAAGCCGCCAGACATTGTTTAGGTCTTGCAAGAgtgtggaagggggagatcaCATTGCAGCTGTGGGAAAGGGAGGCTGTTGATCATGCTACAAAAATCTGGTTAGGAAGCCGAGTGATGGGGGCAGGGCTCTTGCGGGGATGGGTTGAGTTTTTGTTACTGGCTTGGAAGTACGTGGCTTTTTTTGCAAGATCAAAACTAGGCTGGAATAGAGTTTGAAGGTTGATCACCTTGTCTCTCGACAGATATCATGGTAGGTATTACTGcaaacatcaacctcgaggtggaggggctCTTCCACACGTGCAGATGTCACCGGCACTTGGAGCAGGGATGACCCCGCATGGCCACCTGGTTCTCCCACAACTGCTATCGATAAGCCACTGGAAGGCGGGGGATCTGTGTCAGGTGGCTCCGTTTGGGTACCAAGAATGTGCACGAGGGAGATGACTCGTCCAGGGCATAGAAATGGGATGAATGGCAAACAAGGTGGTGATTTTAAAAAGACGCTGCTATTCTTTGCTCATTCTTTACAGTCTTGTAAGACAAACTACCGAACTGCCGTCTTATTGTTCGTAGTGTAACGTACGCTAAATGTGGTGATATTTTTGACCACTATCACCATATCACCTAGTATCATCGGACTTTGCTCCCGTGCTGTTCTCTCTTACAATTCTCGACCCTTCAAACTTCTCTACATTTGTGGTTCACACAAATTCGAAACAAATCACCATGTTTGGGGAGCTCATCGCTCTCAACCGATCATCCCCTTCACCGCCCCAACCAAACTCTTCCAACCCCAAGTTCCCACGCTACCTTCTGCCTTCCTTGGCCTTTACCCTCCGTCGACGAaaaccttcctctcccacagAGTATCTAACATTGTCAGACAATCGTTCATCCAAGCCAAAGAATAGGCTTGGTCGGacttctccctccctcatTCGCTGCCTGTCTTGCCGCTCCCATCTTGCTTTTCACTCTCAGATCGTTTCCAAAGGCTTCCATGGACGCCACGGCAAAGCTGTTCTCGTTGCCCCCACCTGCCCCTCCTTTCACGATGGTAGGAGCCCAGAACAGAGCTTCTCTTCCCCCAATCTGGGTTTGAACAACATCCGGCTGGGACCCACGGAAAAAAGGCAACTGGCCACTGGTCCTCACGAAGTTGCCGATATCTTTTGCGCCATATGCGAAACAAAGCTGGGATGGAAGTACGTCAAGGCGGATGAACCGTCTCAAAAGTACAAGGTTGGAAAGTTCATACTGGAGGTTGTGCGAGTGGTTGTGGAACAGGGACTAGAGTTCGAACCGCTGGAAAGAGTCAGTAGTGGAGATAGGTCCGGGACCGAGTGTGTGGCAGGTGTCCTATTTGACtcggacgatgaggatgagtgTGAGGAGCTGTTCAACGGCGTGTGGAACGCCGAGGATGTTGCGGCAAGGCGAAGGGCGGATGTAGGGCTGGAAAGAGGACACGAGTGAACGTGAAGTTCTCTTGGCCAGATGAGCTGCTTAATGGCCTACAGGTAGACCCAAGGGCGCGGcacttttcttcttcttcgggaTGATACCCTTTCTACATATATTGGATCAGACACAAGCAGATAGCAACAGCAATACTCAGATTGATGGCGCATCCGGGGGATATAGAGGAAAACTAAGTCAGAGAATAGAATGATATTGCCAGAGATTTTATTGAAAAGTTGAATCACACACCAAGAACCTAGTTTTGAGGCTCCTCGGCAACATAGTGCAGGTATGCGCCCAGAAGCTTGATGCCCTCAATATAGTTCCGCTTGTCGAGTTTCTCGTTGATGGAATGGGCACCATCCGTCGAGCTACCCATTGGCAAAAGAAGCACATTCTTGCCAGTAGCCTGCTCAAAAGTGAGCGTCACCGGAATAGAGCCGCCCTCGCGAGTGAAATCGGGCGGAACGCCCCACACCCGCTCGGTAGCTTTGGCAGCAGCCGAAAAGTTCCAGTGCTTGGGGCTGGCCACCCACCAGTTGCCGCAGTGCTGGGGATACACCTTCATTGTGTTCTTAGAACCAAGCTTCTTGAAGACATCCTCGACGTACTTGGCCACACACTCGTTGGTCTTCTCGATCTCCATGTTGGGCACCGTGCGGATGGAGAACTTGCCAATGACCTTGGCGGGAATGACCGTCTTGGCACCAGGAGCAGAGAAGGCGCCCTCGACACCGTGGATAGAGAGCGAAGGGTTGCGCCAGCGGGCCATGagcgtcttcttcttgtcatcgAAGATGGTCGTCTTGCTACCCAGAGACTCGTAGAGGGTCTCCATGGTGAACGAGATGCCATCGTAGagaccatcctcctcggcagtAAGGGGGGCAACTTGCTCAGCAATGCCAGGAATCTGAATCTTGCCATCCGTGTCCACGAGCGAGCCCAGGATACGCACCAAGTCGGTCATGGGCTCCTGGGCTGTGCCACCAAAGACACCGCTGTGAAGATCAGCGCCGGGTCCGGAGACTTCGACACTGTAGTAGTTGCACCCACGAAGGCCGTATGTGAGGCAAGGGCGCTCGGTTCCGAGCCAGTAGTTGTCACTGATGCAGACGGCGTCGGCATCGGCAAAGtacttcttggcctcggcgtTGATCAGATCGTCCAAACCGTCGGAACCATACTCCTCCATACCCTCGAAGCACATAAGAAGGTTGACGGGGAACTCGATGCCGGCGGCCTTGTGGGCCTCGATAGCGTTCAGCCAGCCAAGCACAGGGCCCTTGTCGTCCGTTGAGCCACGCCCCAGCATGCGGCCATCCTCCTTGACAGTCAACTCAAAGGGCTCCGTCTCCCagccatcctccttctcggccggCTGGACGTCATAATGGCCATAGACCAAAATGGTGCGCTTGTTCTTGTCATTTCCGTAGCGGGCGAGGACGACGGGGGGAAGGTCGAGGTCCGTTCCGTGCTGCTTGCCCAGAGGACGAAGCTCGGCCTGGGCACCAAGCTTGTTCAGCTCATCGGCGAGCCAGTGGCCCATGCGGACGACATCGGGACGACGGGCGGCTTCGGACGAGATGGAAGGAATGGCAATGGCCTGACGGAGACGCTCGATGAAGGCATCGGACATGTCGTCGACCTGCTTGAAGTAGCCATCGAGTTGGGGTGCCATTTTTCTTGCTTGGAGGTTGCGGATAGCTTCGGTTAGATACGGTCGGGAGCTCTGCAGCTGAGATCTGgcagaggtggtgttggggagaaATGGGCGGGTGGTAAAGCTgcgggaggtgggagaggtgaTGGAAGGTCGAAATGGCCTCGCCAGCAAACGATAACGAGGGGCGCTTGAGGAGAGCAAGCTGACTGAtagagagaggggagagaggggtgtGCGGGGCATGGCGGATGAGCAGAAGATGTTGAACCGCTCTAGTTTGGGCCGGCACCGTCAGCTTCCATCAAGCTTCGAAAAGCCCCGCACCCCACAACAATCCAATCCCTTGCGCTAAACTGTTTGTGGAAGTTAACAAATCTGCTTGATCCTCGCCCCGGGCTCACACGACTTGGAGGCATTTATTTGTGCAGCAAAACCTTGCAAGACACATCCAAATATCTCGATGTCATCGTAAGGTTTGAGGTGATGCATACGATAGGTTACCCCAAGGTTTATGGGCGGTATCCCATCACTTGGTGACCATCTCAGGCACCAAAGCTCAGGTTCCACCCCAAAGTTGAACGATGATTTGAGGAGTCGCAGCACAGAAAACACGGGAATTCGGTTTCTGACTCCCCATGTTGCCGGTGGCAGAAACACCTTGCCTTACCTACGCAATAAAGATGTCGAATATCATTTTAGCTTCGAGAAGACAAAAAGGTTGTCACATCATGTGTAGAAGGACTTAGGCCGCAAGTTCAATGATACCTGTCCATCCTACTTGCGTGAAAAGCTGCCAAACAGTTCGGCTTATCGCTTGAAATTTTGCTTTATATGAGCCGCGAGAGAATTATCTTTATGCTTTGAGGCATTCAAGCAAACAGCTGGCAATTACGTTTCTGTCCACCTTCAGTGCAGATGGAAGTTGGCATGTGGTGGTCCACTTGAAGTTCAAATGGGGCCGTTACCCCTTTTCCATAACCCCTATCATTGCCATAGCAACGTGTATTGTGTCGCCAAACCGCGTTTGGCCAACCTTTGTCGTTGAATGCATTAACTGGAAATCCCCTGGTCACAGAGCATGAAACAAATATTTGCAACATCGTCAATTCATCCCGTTCCTTTTGCGAGACGATGGTTGGCCGATCCACCGCCCCAGAAACCGAGCTACTTTGTACTATGtaaaagaaacaagaagagaaatAGCAAACAAGTAAACACACTCCTCCTTATATACAAAAAGCTTTGGGAGTGCCAGTTATCACTGGTTTGTCTAGAATTTCCCGACTCACCCATCTGTGTATCATCCCTCATCCCTCATCCAAGTCTCTCCCGGGTAAGTCTCCTCCAGTCCCGATCTTAAAACAGACCGCCAATCTTGTTATCCAGAAGTGGAAACGATTTAAGCAACGCCGTTGTAGGcgagcttgttgatggtgcCGCTGGGAACGCTGGTGATGACGTTGTTGGTGGCAATGCTGGCAATGTAGGAACAGAGAGCAGCAGGAGTGCGGCGGCCCTGGAGGGTTAGAAGGTAGGCGCCGAGACCGGCAATGTGGGGGCTGGCCATGCTGGTACCGGAGATGGAGCGGGTAGCGGAGGTACCACCAATCCAGGTGCTCAGAATGTTGGTGCCAGGGGCAAAGATATCGACGACGGCACCAtagttggagaaggtggagcGGGCATCGTTGCTAGCGGTGGCACCGACAGTGCAGACAGAGGCCTCGGAAGCGGGGGAGTAGTTGGCAGCGTTGGCGTTGTCGTTGCCAGCGGCGACAGCAAGGAAGACACCGGCGTTGACGAGGTTCCTGGCAGCAGTGTTGATGGAGGCAGAGTAGCCACCGCCAAGGGACATGTTGGCAACAGTGCCGTTGGGGCAGTTGCGGCTGGGGAAGTTGGTCTGGACATAGTTGATACCAGCAACGACACCGGAACTGAAAGAGAGGGTCAGTAATGCACAGATACTTGGCCAAGCAAGGCTGTACTTACgtggagccggagccggaggcGTTGAGGACCTTGACAGCAATCAAGGTGGTCTTCTTGGCGACACCATAGAGGCGACCGCCAACGGTGCCAGCGACGTGGGTGCCGTGGCCGTTTCCGTCGGTGTTGGAGCTGTCGACGTGGTTGCTGCCCCAGATGGCACGACCTTGGAAGTCCTGATGAGGAGCGTAAGCTTGGTTGCTTTACAACTCTCGGCGAAGATTCGTgcagcaaaagaaaagataCATACCGAGTGGGCGGTGTAGATACCAGTGTCGATAATGTACGAGCAAGTACCGGCACCGGCGCTATCGTCGTAGCGGTAGGTGGTGCCACCAGGAGTGCGGCTGGAGATGCGAGCAAGACCCCAGGGAGCACCAGTTTGAGAGACGACGGCGTTGATGGTgaactcggcctcctcctcgacgtACTCAACCTGCGCGAGCGGTTAGTTCTGATCTGCT
Encoded proteins:
- a CDS encoding uncharacterized protein (EggNog:ENOG503P7V3; COG:S); translation: MPSHVEANHALLVENEDEWEFEYSATEKETYYITLDLSVRDFLERRTDDIIHNTRGGYRVWYNPLFNAAEPQASNAAFIDDKDVDDNEPPEREEADKRDNSGLQPPRAPTEPPVDPQLKLDNGQDRDYMELPTNTNVSAEEIQILDLHSERPLVSYRNHVFRGSWCANIGTEMIFTPRDEQVPLPALRNLNQNIDLIAASACRINFTETTLRNKNPANGHGEQDDAMGLDSQEEDLPARYKRNGGIYVHVGGDKSGQRQPQAHFLEDLISLKRKRNETDEVTITSVETHQNRLMVEDRAEEMRRRKLHRDQQRNMSLREKRRDNIQAGLGVEQRPYGPVRGSGGRRRPRTRARRTTLVRRDTSALSRAGTQHRTESGSVLQNQPTPRRWDELKGWRSEKHD
- the HIS7 gene encoding Histidine biosynthesis bifunctional protein hisB (COG:E; BUSCO:EOG09261NLY; EggNog:ENOG503NUBP; MEROPS:MER0065588), whose amino-acid sequence is MPKVYLLDYVAGNVRSLVNAIEKCGYVVEWIRSPEDVPKAEKLILPGVGHFGHCLSQLSAAGFLPAIRAHIDAGKPFMGICVGLQALFSSSAEDADCPGICLIPGSLDRFDDSVKAVPHIGWNNASCPTNPTLYGLSPDSKYYYVHSYKYPYVKGELESHGWAVATGTYGTETFVGAVAKGNVLATQFHPEKSGVAGLRVIRSFLDGSGAKALAEHLPQESNIAAELVPKDGLTRRVIACLDVRTNDQGDLVVTKGDQYDVREKGSDRNVRNLGKPVEMAKKYYEQGADEVTFLNITSFRDCPVADLPMLEILRRTSETVFVPLTIGGGIRDTVDVDGTKVSALEIATMYFKSGADKVSIGSDAVIAAEEYYNAGKTLFGNTAIEQISKAYGNQAVVVSIDPKRVYVPKQEATRHATLKTKFPGPKGEEYCWYACTIKGGRETRDLDVVELTQAVEAMGAGEILLNCIDKDGTNSGFDLELINQVKGAVRIPVIASSGAGNPGHFDEVFRETTTDAALGAGMFHRGEYTVQQVKDYLAGKKLVVRKFEGEF
- a CDS encoding uncharacterized protein (EggNog:ENOG503P3KF; COG:S) encodes the protein MFLGERSEARQGSVLMGVFNNNSNTRNQYASQLTPPEDCPLNSHTMGPPGAGAGIPAWMEIWDYAGGCSFRAFLAENVAAGEEDGVESRTLFVFFDRDVVSRDLKKALVALIELADGPLGCSHMVIAIERCIQEEDAKPLTKGLQWAGFSLTTLDFWSSGYDVISSKWLFMGMEL
- a CDS encoding uncharacterized protein (EggNog:ENOG503NYZ6; COG:C), with amino-acid sequence MTMATMPKSVIIVGGSIAGLLHGIYLKRHGANVIILEQDPNPRRSSHNAGICFGPSVQEFLRLYNDTGVQACQPAVVTRFAYRQNLYWRDTGIVRHLTSWGVLYRILRANFDGLASDAVTIPPPARAGDGQCSYLPGQRVTSVQKTSDVVVVGYLGEDGKERCSVADLVIGADGLHSTVRGLLNAPVVKEYSGYVSWRGTVCEAKVSPETARYFQDRTVLSLLKRTYIVWR
- a CDS encoding uncharacterized protein (EggNog:ENOG503P297; COG:S) produces the protein MFGELIALNRSSPSPPQPNSSNPKFPRYLLPSLAFTLRRRKPSSPTEYLTLSDNRSSKPKNRLGRTSPSLIRCLSCRSHLAFHSQIVSKGFHGRHGKAVLVAPTCPSFHDGRSPEQSFSSPNLGLNNIRLGPTEKRQLATGPHEVADIFCAICETKLGWKYVKADEPSQKYKVGKFILEVVRVVVEQGLEFEPLERVSSGDRSGTECVAGVLFDSDDEDECEELFNGVWNAEDVAARRRADVGLERGHE
- the DUG1 gene encoding Cys-Gly metallodipeptidase (BUSCO:EOG09261OIF; EggNog:ENOG503NVKQ; COG:E; MEROPS:MER0026471), with the protein product MPRTPLSPLSLSVSLLSSSAPRYRLLARPFRPSITSPTSRSFTTRPFLPNTTSARSQLQSSRPYLTEAIRNLQARKMAPQLDGYFKQVDDMSDAFIERLRQAIAIPSISSEAARRPDVVRMGHWLADELNKLGAQAELRPLGKQHGTDLDLPPVVLARYGNDKNKRTILVYGHYDVQPAEKEDGWETEPFELTVKEDGRMLGRGSTDDKGPVLGWLNAIEAHKAAGIEFPVNLLMCFEGMEEYGSDGLDDLINAEAKKYFADADAVCISDNYWLGTERPCLTYGLRGCNYYSVEVSGPGADLHSGVFGGTAQEPMTDLVRILGSLVDTDGKIQIPGIAEQVAPLTAEEDGLYDGISFTMETLYESLGSKTTIFDDKKKTLMARWRNPSLSIHGVEGAFSAPGAKTVIPAKVIGKFSIRTVPNMEIEKTNECVAKYVEDVFKKLGSKNTMKVYPQHCGNWWVASPKHWNFSAAAKATERVWGVPPDFTREGGSIPVTLTFEQATGKNVLLLPMGSSTDGAHSINEKLDKRNYIEGIKLLGAYLHYVAEEPQN
- a CDS encoding uncharacterized protein (COG:O; EggNog:ENOG503NU05; MEROPS:MER0000338), with the translated sequence MLFSAAALLALLPAALAAPATSGPLDKRAPIISARAGKVVPGKYIVKLKDGASDAVVNKVLGKHKADQIYKGGKFKGFAGALDDASLEAIRYLPEVEYVEEEAEFTINAVVSQTGAPWGLARISSRTPGGTTYRYDDSAGAGTCSYIIDTGIYTAHSDFQGRAIWGSNHVDSSNTDGNGHGTHVAGTVGGRLYGVAKKTTLIAVKVLNASGSGSTSGVVAGINYVQTNFPSRNCPNGTVANMSLGGGYSASINTAARNLVNAGVFLAVAAGNDNANAANYSPASEASVCTVGATASNDARSTFSNYGAVVDIFAPGTNILSTWIGGTSATRSISGTSMASPHIAGLGAYLLTLQGRRTPAALCSYIASIATNNVITSVPSGTINKLAYNGVA